One genomic window of Vidua macroura isolate BioBank_ID:100142 chromosome 16, ASM2450914v1, whole genome shotgun sequence includes the following:
- the KNOP1 gene encoding lysine-rich nucleolar protein 1, with protein sequence MIIKKKRKEIHEEPVQKKKKVKTIIEIEEDDQTVIKTEDNGHLKKKTKTRKKENLKDECLHKLQPKNNKKKKKKIGSELLREDNLKSFVNIKGHLDLQLQEESEEQIKIIKKKKNKVPCHFSLENNESSDVELSNHCTDGIKKNEFSFKKKRKNTALDLELDGEVTKKKKKKCSFLLEAIQDSEQRQSAKGCKNTHKCTSKEAVSTGEDYDTGNAQNGGESCVRRRKKKKDKSDCFLPLADNEEDMHHVPGHPTASDFRKRKKHNSWEFTLRSGEEEDKIKNFGCIKERKKKKKKKKKKAVSSPTYEDKQDCSHSIPDKHLPAQQEVELEEELFGKKHRKNFKDNNEVSKKKKKKIKKKERETTYSEVSLNNDSASKSQKIVLESNKKNKESEMEQAQCVTGDTVDGELRNSNPVLCDKKSKKVPPQDLAGEPGSKADGKKIKTESPWNGSVEHLDDGVIVVQEKKGNCDEINIDKVRRQALQEEIDRESGKTKALSSKVGQDTKLGQWSTATFKSSEEQRKFFRLMGGFKKGSVPIQSPSATTNKPNMALNQEGEEKLQQALKMEFDKAMDLKQHRRIGLGFQPNANKKVYIDKYSSRSIKFED encoded by the exons atgataataaagaaaaagagaaaagaaattcatGAGGAGCCtgtacagaaaaagaaaaaggtgaagaCTATCATTGAAATTGAGGAAGATGATCAAACTGTCATTAAAACTGAGGACAATGGCCATCTCAAGAAAAAAACGaagacaaggaaaaaggaaaatttaaaagatGAATGCTTACACAAATTGCAACCaaagaataataagaaaaagaagaagaaaatcgGCTCTGAATTACTCAgagaagataatttaaaaagctttgtgaatatAAAAGGTCATTTGGATTTACAACTTCAAGAAGAATCAGaggaacaaattaaaataatcaaaaagaagaaaaataaagtccCGTGTCATTTCTCCTTGGAGAATAATGAGAGTAGTGATGTGGAGCTTTCAAATCATTGCACAgatggtattaaaaaaaatgaattctcttttaaaaagaagagaaagaatacTGCTTTGGATTTGGAATTGGATGGTGaagtaacaaagaaaaaaaagaagaaatgcagttttttgTTAGAGGCCATCCAGGACAGTGAACAAAGGCAATCCGCAAAAGGCTGTAAAAACACCCACAAATGCACTTCAAAAGAAGCAGTTTCTACAGGTGAAGACTATGACACAGGTAATGCCCAGAATGGTGGGGAGAGTTGTgtgagaagaaggaagaaaaagaaagataaatctGACTGCTTTTTACCACTGGCAGATAATGAGGAGGACATGCATCACGTTCCTGGTCACCCCACTGCAAGTGActtcagaaaaaggaagaaacataATTCCTGGGAATTTACATTGAGAAGCGGAGAGGAAGAGGACAAAATTAAGAACTTTGGGTGTAtcaaagagaggaagaagaagaagaagaagaagaaaaaaaaagctgtttcttcCCCAACCTATGAAGATAAGCAAGACTGCAGTCACAGCATTCCTGATAAgcatctcccagcacagcaagaagTTGAGCTTGAGGAAGAGCTGTTTGGAAAGAAACACAGGAAGAATTTCAAGGATAATAATGAAGTcagtaagaagaaaaagaagaagattaagaaaaaggagagggaaacaACATACTCAGAAGTTTCTTTAAATAATGACAGTGCTTCTAAAAGCCAAAAAATAGTACTAGAAAGCAATAAGAAGAACAAAGAGAGTGAAATGGAGCAAGCTCAGTGTGTTACAGGGGACACTGTGGATGGGGAATTACGCAATAGTAATCCTGTACTGTGTGacaaaaagagtaaaaaagtaCCACCACAGGACTTAGCTGGAGAACCAGGTTcaaaagcagatggaaaaaagaTCAAGACAGAATCACCATGGAATGGGTCAGTG GAACATCTAGATGATGGTGTAATTGttgtgcaggaaaagaaaggaaactgtGATGAAATTAACATAGACAAG GTGAGGCGGCAGGCCCTGCAAGAAGAAATTGACAGAGAATCTGGCAAAACCAAGGCTCTCAGTTCCAAAGTGGGACAG GATACGAAGCTTGGACAGTGGAGTACAGCTACTTTTAAAAGTTCTGAGGAACAAAGGAAGTTTTTTAGACTGATGGGTGGCTTTAAAAAAGGTTCTGTGCCTATCCAAAGTCCCTCAGCAActacaaacaaaccaaacatgGCTCTGAACCAGGAAGGGGAGGAGAAGTTACAGCAGGCTCTGAAGATGGAGTTTGATAAAGCAATGGACTTGAAGCAACACAGAAGAATTGGTCTTGGATTTCAGCctaatgcaaacaaaaaagtaTACATAGACAAGTACTcatctagatctataaaattTGAAGATTAA